One Streptomyces sp. V4I8 genomic window carries:
- a CDS encoding alpha-L-arabinofuranosidase C-terminal domain-containing protein translates to MPRNPSRWRFGLAATAFLVAAGLIPSPAHAEDVTDYAITVDPAAKGAAIDDTMYGVFFEDINRAADGGLYAELVQNRSFEYSTADNGSYTPLTSWTVGGTAQVVNDAGRLNERNRNYLSLDAGSAVTNAGYNTGVRVEQGKRYDFSVWARAESGTTLTVSLKDAAGALATARQVAVKGGWAKYKATFTATRTSNRGRLTVASAGAAALDEVSLFPRDTYKNQPNGLRKDLAEKIAALKPGFVRFPGGCLVNTDSMEDYSEASNWQRKRSYQWKDTIGPVEQRATNANFWGYNQSYGLGYYEYFRFSEDIGAMPLPVVPALVTGCGQNKATDNEALLKRHIQDTLDLIEFANGPATSKWGKARAQMGHPKPFHLTHIAVGNEENLPNEFFARFQQFRAAIKAAYPSITVISNSGPDDAGSTFDTAWKLNREANVDMVDEHYYNSPNWFLQNNDRYDSYDRSGPKVFLGEYASQGNAWKNGLSEAAFMTGLERNADVVKLASYAPLLANEDYVQWRPDMIWFNNRASWNSANYEVQRLFMTNVGDRVVPSKATTTPNVSGPITGAVGLSTWATSAAYDDVKVTSADGSPLLGDDFSGDASKWTHSGAGSWSIQDGAYVQTDTAAENTMVTAGDPAWKDYDLHVKATKKSGKEGFLVAFGVKDTGNYYWWNLGGWNNTQSAIEQAVDGGKGTLMTKPGSIETGRAYDIDIKVRGRQVTLLLDGKEWGTFTDDKPAEPFRQVVTKDATTGDLIVKVVNAQSAEARTAIDLGGAKVASTARVTTLAADQDAVNTETDTPVTPVSSTFRGVTDKFTYTFPANSVTFLRIKQR, encoded by the coding sequence ATGCCACGCAACCCCAGCCGCTGGAGATTCGGTCTCGCAGCCACCGCCTTCCTGGTGGCAGCCGGTCTGATCCCGTCGCCCGCCCACGCCGAGGACGTCACCGACTACGCGATCACCGTCGACCCGGCCGCCAAGGGCGCGGCGATCGACGACACGATGTACGGCGTCTTCTTCGAGGACATCAACCGGGCCGCGGACGGCGGACTGTACGCCGAGCTCGTGCAGAACCGGTCCTTCGAGTACTCCACCGCCGACAACGGCTCCTACACGCCCCTGACCTCCTGGACGGTCGGCGGCACGGCCCAGGTCGTGAACGACGCCGGCCGGCTCAACGAGCGCAACCGCAACTACCTGTCCCTGGACGCCGGTTCGGCCGTGACGAACGCCGGATACAACACCGGCGTCCGGGTCGAGCAGGGCAAGAGGTACGACTTCTCCGTGTGGGCCCGCGCCGAGAGCGGCACCACGCTCACCGTCTCGCTCAAGGACGCCGCCGGGGCGCTGGCCACCGCCCGCCAGGTCGCCGTGAAGGGCGGCTGGGCCAAGTACAAGGCCACCTTCACCGCGACCCGCACCAGCAACCGCGGCCGCCTCACCGTGGCCTCGGCCGGCGCCGCAGCGCTCGACGAGGTGTCGCTGTTCCCGCGCGACACGTACAAGAACCAGCCGAACGGCCTGCGCAAGGACCTCGCCGAGAAGATCGCCGCGCTGAAGCCGGGCTTCGTGCGCTTCCCCGGCGGCTGCCTGGTCAACACCGACTCCATGGAGGACTACAGCGAGGCCTCGAACTGGCAGCGCAAGCGCAGCTACCAGTGGAAGGACACCATCGGGCCGGTCGAGCAGCGTGCCACCAACGCCAACTTCTGGGGCTACAACCAGAGTTACGGCCTCGGCTACTACGAGTACTTCCGCTTCTCCGAGGACATCGGCGCCATGCCGCTGCCCGTCGTCCCCGCGCTGGTGACCGGCTGCGGCCAGAACAAGGCCACCGACAACGAGGCGCTGCTCAAGCGGCACATCCAGGACACCCTCGACCTCATCGAGTTCGCCAACGGCCCGGCGACCTCCAAGTGGGGCAAGGCGCGCGCCCAGATGGGCCACCCCAAGCCGTTCCACCTGACGCACATCGCGGTCGGCAACGAGGAGAACCTGCCGAACGAGTTCTTCGCGCGGTTCCAGCAGTTCCGCGCCGCCATCAAGGCCGCGTACCCGAGCATCACCGTCATCTCCAACTCCGGCCCGGACGACGCCGGTTCGACCTTCGACACCGCCTGGAAGCTGAACCGTGAGGCGAACGTCGACATGGTCGACGAGCACTACTACAACAGCCCCAACTGGTTCCTCCAGAACAACGACCGCTACGACTCCTACGACCGCAGCGGCCCGAAGGTCTTCCTCGGCGAGTACGCCTCCCAGGGCAACGCCTGGAAGAACGGTCTCTCCGAAGCCGCGTTCATGACCGGCCTGGAGCGCAACGCGGACGTCGTCAAGCTCGCCTCGTACGCCCCGCTGCTCGCCAACGAGGACTACGTCCAGTGGCGGCCGGACATGATCTGGTTCAACAACCGGGCCTCCTGGAACTCGGCCAACTACGAGGTCCAGAGGCTGTTCATGACCAACGTCGGCGACCGCGTGGTCCCCTCCAAGGCCACCACCACGCCGAACGTCAGCGGCCCCATCACCGGCGCCGTCGGCCTGTCCACGTGGGCGACCAGCGCCGCGTACGACGATGTGAAGGTCACCTCCGCGGACGGCTCGCCCCTGCTCGGCGACGACTTCTCCGGGGACGCCTCGAAGTGGACGCACAGCGGCGCGGGCAGCTGGAGCATCCAGGACGGGGCCTACGTCCAGACCGACACCGCCGCCGAGAACACCATGGTCACGGCGGGCGACCCGGCCTGGAAGGACTACGACCTGCATGTGAAGGCCACCAAGAAGTCCGGCAAGGAGGGCTTCCTCGTCGCCTTCGGCGTCAAGGACACCGGCAACTACTACTGGTGGAACCTGGGCGGCTGGAACAACACCCAGTCCGCGATCGAGCAGGCCGTCGACGGCGGCAAGGGCACCCTGATGACGAAGCCCGGGTCGATCGAGACGGGCCGCGCCTACGACATCGACATCAAGGTGCGCGGCCGCCAGGTCACCCTGCTCCTGGACGGCAAGGAGTGGGGCACCTTCACCGACGACAAGCCGGCCGAGCCGTTCCGCCAGGTCGTCACCAAGGACGCGACGACCGGTGACCTGATCGTCAAGGTCGTCAACGCCCAGTCGGCCGAGGCCCGCACGGCCATCGACCTCGGCGGCGCCAAGGTCGCCTCCACGGCCCGCGTGACCACCCTGGCCGCCGACCAGGACGCGGTGAACACCGAGACGGACACGCCGGTGACCCCGGTGAGCTCCACCTTCCGGGGCGTGACCGACAAGTTCACGTACACCTTCCCGGCGAACTCGGTCACCTTCCTGCGGATCAAGCAGAGGTAA
- a CDS encoding DUF6314 family protein: protein MVEFWPVPDVLTYLAGSWRVERSVRDLASGEEGEFSGTTVFGPLDDGGLLHHESGTFVWREVPRPAERTLRFLPGSSPGTADVRFADGRFFHDLDLTSGRYIADHPCSADLYRGEFTVRDADHWRTVWRVRGPAKDLVLGTDYAREG from the coding sequence ATGGTCGAGTTCTGGCCAGTACCGGATGTGCTGACCTATCTGGCCGGGAGCTGGCGGGTCGAGCGGTCGGTGCGGGATCTCGCGAGCGGGGAGGAAGGGGAGTTCTCCGGTACGACGGTTTTCGGCCCACTGGACGACGGGGGCCTGCTGCACCACGAGTCCGGCACTTTCGTCTGGCGGGAGGTCCCGCGGCCCGCCGAGCGGACCCTGCGTTTCCTGCCGGGGAGTTCACCGGGGACGGCGGACGTCCGCTTCGCCGACGGCCGCTTCTTCCACGACCTGGACCTGACGTCCGGGCGGTACATCGCCGACCATCCCTGCTCGGCCGACCTCTACCGGGGCGAGTTCACCGTCCGCGACGCGGACCACTGGCGCACCGTGTGGCGCGTGCGCGGCCCGGCCAAGGACCTCGTCCTCGGCACGGACTACGCCCGCGAGGGCTGA
- a CDS encoding histidine phosphatase family protein, with the protein MSLRVTFVAAARSSPLLAERFEDDRPLDQAGWDEVQRVARDLLPLAAAELRYCSPTPRSRATGDALGYAPLVQLALRDCDMGRWRGLTLGEAMAREPDAVDAWLADPRGTPHGGESLLAFIARVGGWLDTRPVEDGGRIVAVAEPSVIRAALVYALKAPPATYWNIDVRPLSTTTVTGRAGRWNLRFDGAPAQPSRA; encoded by the coding sequence ATGTCGCTTCGGGTCACGTTCGTCGCCGCCGCGCGCAGCTCCCCGCTGCTCGCCGAGCGCTTCGAGGACGACCGGCCGCTGGACCAGGCCGGCTGGGACGAGGTGCAGCGCGTCGCGCGGGACCTGCTGCCGCTGGCGGCGGCCGAGCTGCGCTACTGCTCGCCGACCCCGCGCAGCCGCGCCACCGGCGACGCCCTCGGCTACGCGCCGCTGGTCCAACTCGCCCTGCGCGACTGTGACATGGGCCGCTGGCGCGGGCTCACGCTGGGCGAGGCGATGGCCCGGGAGCCGGACGCGGTGGACGCCTGGCTCGCCGACCCGCGGGGCACGCCGCACGGCGGCGAGTCGCTGCTCGCGTTCATCGCCCGGGTCGGCGGCTGGCTCGACACCCGCCCCGTGGAGGACGGCGGCCGGATCGTCGCCGTGGCCGAACCGTCGGTGATCCGCGCCGCCCTGGTGTACGCGCTGAAGGCGCCGCCCGCCACCTACTGGAACATCGACGTACGCCCCCTGTCGACGACCACGGTCACCGGCCGGGCGGGCCGCTGGAACCTGCGCTTCGACGGGGCGCCGGCTCAGCCCTCGCGGGCGTAG
- a CDS encoding GNAT family N-acetyltransferase — translation MTDTPPLADGYEISTDPRRIDAERVHRWLSTDAYWAMGRAREKQDRAIEGSLNFGVYEMVSGDQVAYARVITDRATFAWLCDVYVDPSVRGKGIGTALVGAVREHLGPYGMKRMLLATQDAHGVYQKLGFAPLERPDQWMALYF, via the coding sequence ATGACCGACACCCCGCCCCTCGCCGACGGCTACGAGATCTCGACCGACCCCCGGCGCATCGACGCCGAACGCGTGCACCGGTGGCTGTCCACCGACGCCTACTGGGCGATGGGGAGAGCACGGGAGAAGCAGGACCGGGCGATCGAGGGTTCGCTGAACTTCGGGGTGTACGAGATGGTTTCGGGTGATCAGGTGGCGTATGCGCGGGTCATCACCGACCGGGCGACCTTCGCGTGGCTGTGTGACGTGTACGTCGACCCGTCGGTGCGCGGCAAGGGCATCGGGACGGCGCTCGTCGGGGCCGTACGCGAGCACCTGGGGCCGTACGGGATGAAGCGGATGCTGCTCGCGACGCAGGACGCGCACGGGGTCTACCAGAAGCTCGGGTTCGCGCCGCTGGAGCGGCCGGACCAATGGATGGCGCTGTACTTCTAG
- a CDS encoding PLP-dependent aminotransferase family protein, whose translation MQERSSVAELAEQLRRELDRYSPGGKLPSSRSLVERFRVSPVTVSRALAQLTAEGLVVTRPGAGAFRARPRVPLAVAGDTSWQEVALSADGAADVVPRTVDASGVTVCLATPPPGVIEFSGGYPHPSLQPEKAMAAALSRAGRRPGAWGRPPLDGLPELREWFAREIGGTVTAAEVLIAAGGQSALTTALRALAPPGAPVLVESPTYPGMLAIARAAGLRPVPVPVDSDGVKPALLADAFRATGARVFVCQPLFQNPTGAVLAPERRPEVLRIAREAGAFVVEDDFVRRLVHEDAGPLPRPLAADDPDGVVVHVSSLTKATSPSFRVGALTARGPVWERLRAIQVVDTFFVSRPLQEAALELVGSPSWPRHLRALSAELRARRDAMTAGLRLHLPELALPHIPSGGYHLWLRLPDGTEESALTSAALRAGVAITPGRPYFSAEPPAGYLRLSFAAVAGAGEIVEGVRRLRAACDEVL comes from the coding sequence ATGCAAGAGCGTAGCAGCGTGGCTGAACTGGCGGAACAGCTACGAAGGGAACTTGACCGCTACTCTCCCGGTGGAAAGCTCCCGTCGAGCCGGTCGCTGGTCGAGCGGTTCCGGGTGAGCCCGGTGACCGTCTCGCGCGCCCTCGCGCAGCTCACCGCCGAGGGGTTGGTGGTGACCCGGCCCGGCGCCGGCGCCTTCCGCGCCCGGCCGCGCGTCCCGCTCGCGGTGGCGGGCGACACCTCCTGGCAGGAGGTCGCCCTCAGCGCCGACGGCGCCGCCGACGTCGTACCGCGCACCGTGGACGCCTCCGGCGTCACCGTCTGTCTCGCCACGCCGCCGCCCGGGGTGATCGAGTTCAGCGGCGGCTATCCCCACCCCTCCCTCCAGCCCGAGAAGGCCATGGCCGCGGCGCTGTCCCGGGCCGGCCGTCGACCCGGTGCCTGGGGTCGGCCGCCACTGGACGGACTGCCCGAGCTGCGCGAGTGGTTCGCCCGCGAGATCGGCGGCACCGTCACCGCCGCCGAGGTGCTGATCGCGGCGGGCGGCCAGTCCGCGCTGACCACCGCACTGCGCGCACTCGCCCCGCCCGGCGCGCCGGTGCTGGTCGAATCGCCCACCTACCCCGGCATGCTGGCCATCGCCCGCGCGGCCGGACTGCGCCCGGTGCCCGTACCGGTGGACTCGGACGGAGTGAAGCCCGCACTGCTCGCCGACGCCTTCCGCGCCACCGGCGCCCGGGTCTTCGTCTGCCAGCCGCTCTTCCAGAACCCGACCGGCGCGGTCCTCGCCCCCGAGCGCCGCCCGGAGGTGCTGCGCATCGCGCGCGAGGCCGGTGCCTTCGTCGTCGAGGACGACTTCGTACGGCGCCTGGTGCACGAGGACGCGGGCCCGCTGCCGCGCCCGTTGGCCGCCGACGACCCCGACGGCGTCGTCGTCCATGTCTCCTCGCTCACCAAGGCGACCTCGCCCAGCTTCCGGGTCGGTGCCCTCACCGCGCGCGGACCGGTGTGGGAACGGCTGCGTGCCATCCAGGTCGTCGACACCTTCTTCGTGTCCCGCCCGCTCCAGGAGGCGGCCCTGGAACTCGTCGGCTCGCCCTCCTGGCCCCGCCATCTGCGGGCCCTGTCCGCCGAACTCAGGGCCCGCCGCGACGCCATGACCGCGGGCCTGCGGCTGCACCTGCCCGAACTCGCCCTCCCGCATATCCCGTCCGGCGGCTACCACCTCTGGCTCCGCCTGCCCGACGGCACCGAGGAGTCCGCCCTGACCTCCGCCGCCCTGCGCGCGGGGGTCGCGATCACCCCCGGGCGCCCGTACTTCAGCGCGGAGCCGCCGGCCGGGTACCTGCGGTTGAGTTTCGCGGCGGTGGCCGGGGCCGGGGAGATCGTGGAGGGGGTGCGGCGGCTGCGGGCGGCGTGTGACGAGGTGCTCTAG
- a CDS encoding DMT family transporter, with the protein MRTQSSAIAPIGIAVSGRPGNSIGTLQAALGVAAFSLTFPATAWGLEGFGPWSLVAVRSVLAALIAGGCLLALRVPLPARRHWTGLAVVVAGVVFGFPLLTTLALQTSTTAHAAVVVGLLPLTTALFSALRVGTRPSRTFWTAALAGAAAVVAFTVQQSGGALTTADLYLFGALLICAAGYTEGGRLARVMPGWQVVGWALVLCLPLSVPAAVLALSYEPVQLTWHSVTGLLWVAAGSQFLGLVVWYRGMAAIGIPKASQLQLAQPLLTLVWSVLLLGEHLTVAAPLTAAAVLVCIAVTQRARG; encoded by the coding sequence ATGAGAACACAGAGTAGCGCTATCGCCCCGATCGGGATAGCGGTCAGCGGTCGGCCCGGCAACTCGATCGGCACCCTCCAGGCCGCTCTCGGTGTCGCGGCCTTCTCCCTCACCTTCCCCGCCACCGCCTGGGGCCTGGAGGGCTTCGGACCCTGGTCCCTGGTCGCCGTGCGCAGCGTGCTGGCCGCGCTGATCGCGGGCGGCTGTCTGCTCGCCCTGCGCGTGCCGCTGCCCGCCCGCCGGCACTGGACGGGTCTCGCGGTGGTCGTCGCCGGTGTGGTCTTCGGCTTCCCGCTCCTCACCACGCTCGCCCTCCAGACGTCCACCACCGCCCACGCGGCGGTCGTCGTCGGGCTGCTCCCCCTCACCACCGCCCTGTTCTCGGCCCTGCGCGTCGGCACCCGCCCCTCCCGCACCTTCTGGACGGCGGCGCTCGCGGGCGCGGCCGCGGTGGTCGCCTTCACCGTGCAGCAGAGCGGCGGCGCCCTGACGACGGCCGACCTGTATCTCTTCGGGGCGCTGCTGATCTGCGCGGCCGGCTACACCGAGGGCGGCCGGCTGGCCCGGGTCATGCCGGGCTGGCAGGTGGTCGGCTGGGCGCTGGTGCTGTGCCTGCCGCTGAGCGTGCCGGCCGCCGTGCTGGCGCTGTCGTACGAGCCGGTCCAGCTGACCTGGCACAGCGTCACCGGACTGCTGTGGGTCGCGGCAGGATCGCAGTTCCTCGGCCTGGTCGTCTGGTACCGGGGCATGGCGGCCATCGGCATCCCGAAGGCCAGCCAGTTGCAGTTGGCCCAGCCCCTGCTCACACTGGTGTGGTCGGTGCTGCTGCTGGGCGAGCACCTGACAGTGGCCGCCCCGCTGACGGCCGCGGCGGTACTGGTGTGCATCGCCGTGACCCAGCGGGCGCGTGGCTGA
- a CDS encoding DUF1918 domain-containing protein, which produces MRATVGDQLVQHGRVVGQHDKVGEIVEVMGQEGNPPYRVRFEDGHEALCSPGPDTEIRHRNTIK; this is translated from the coding sequence ATGCGTGCAACCGTGGGCGACCAGCTTGTGCAGCACGGCAGGGTGGTCGGGCAACACGACAAGGTCGGCGAGATCGTCGAGGTCATGGGCCAGGAGGGCAACCCTCCGTACCGCGTCCGCTTCGAGGACGGGCACGAAGCTCTGTGCTCCCCCGGCCCGGACACCGAGATCCGTCACAGGAACACGATCAAGTAG
- a CDS encoding glycoside hydrolase family 10 protein, with the protein MSRRAFTVTALSALVASGGAMAAGSAMAGGKDRNRRRAAREMRGVWVATVANRDWPSKQGLTADQQRAELIAHLDAAEKSRLNTVIFQVRPTADALWPSPYEPWSQVLTGTQGEDPGWDPLGTAVEEAHARGLQLHAWFNPYRIANHTDLGKLADSHPARVHEDWVVTYGGKLYYNPGLPEVRAFVQRAMLDAVEKYEIDAVHFDDYFYPYPVAGQTFDDDEAYDRYGGDFAVRADWRRDNIDKLVREMAAGIRKIRPGTEFGISPFGVWRNAGTDPLGSDTRGGVQTYDDLYADTRKWVREGWIDYICPQLYWNIGFAAADYAKLVPWWSEVARGSRTKLYVGEALYKAGDPAQPAAWQEPAELSRHLTLTKDHPEVCGHVYFAAKDVVTDRIGAMARVVADHYGQPAIPPR; encoded by the coding sequence ATGTCACGACGGGCGTTCACGGTGACCGCCCTGTCGGCGCTGGTGGCGTCAGGCGGCGCGATGGCCGCCGGCTCCGCCATGGCGGGCGGCAAGGACCGGAACCGGCGGCGGGCGGCCCGGGAGATGCGCGGCGTGTGGGTGGCGACCGTGGCGAACCGGGACTGGCCCTCCAAGCAGGGGCTGACCGCGGACCAGCAGCGCGCCGAGCTGATCGCCCACCTCGACGCGGCGGAGAAGTCCCGTCTGAACACCGTGATCTTCCAGGTACGGCCCACGGCCGACGCCCTGTGGCCCTCGCCGTACGAGCCGTGGTCGCAGGTCCTCACCGGCACCCAGGGCGAGGACCCCGGCTGGGACCCGCTCGGCACGGCCGTCGAGGAGGCCCACGCCCGCGGTCTGCAGTTGCACGCCTGGTTCAACCCGTACCGCATCGCCAACCACACCGACCTCGGCAAGCTGGCCGATTCGCACCCCGCCCGTGTGCACGAGGACTGGGTGGTGACGTACGGCGGCAAGCTCTACTACAACCCGGGGCTCCCCGAGGTCCGCGCCTTCGTGCAGCGGGCGATGCTCGACGCGGTGGAGAAGTACGAGATCGACGCGGTCCACTTCGACGACTACTTCTATCCCTATCCGGTGGCCGGCCAGACCTTCGACGACGACGAGGCCTACGACCGCTACGGCGGCGACTTCGCGGTCCGGGCCGACTGGCGGCGGGACAACATCGACAAGCTGGTCCGGGAGATGGCGGCCGGCATCAGGAAGATCCGGCCCGGCACGGAGTTCGGCATCAGCCCGTTCGGCGTGTGGCGCAACGCCGGCACCGACCCGCTCGGCTCCGACACCCGGGGCGGTGTGCAGACCTACGACGACCTCTACGCGGACACCCGCAAGTGGGTCCGCGAGGGCTGGATCGACTACATCTGCCCGCAGCTGTACTGGAACATCGGCTTCGCCGCCGCCGACTACGCCAAGCTCGTGCCCTGGTGGTCCGAGGTCGCGCGGGGCAGCAGGACGAAGCTGTACGTCGGTGAGGCGCTGTACAAGGCCGGTGACCCGGCGCAGCCCGCCGCCTGGCAGGAACCGGCCGAGCTGTCCCGCCATCTCACGCTGACCAAGGATCACCCGGAGGTCTGCGGGCACGTCTACTTCGCCGCGAAGGACGTCGTGACCGACCGGATCGGGGCCATGGCACGGGTCGTCGCCGACCACTACGGGCAGCCGGCGATTCCCCCGCGCTGA
- a CDS encoding 3-hydroxybutyryl-CoA dehydrogenase: protein MTGISGDIARVGVVGCGQMGAGIAEVCARAGLDVKVAETTGEALEIGRTRLLNSVAKAAERGKISEEERDSTQARLSFTTDLGEFADRDLVIEAVVENEQVKTEIFQVLDQVVTRADAILASNTSSIPLVKLAVATSRPDQVIGVHFFNPAPVQKLVELIPALTTSEGTIARAQTFAEKLLGKHAIRAQDRSGFVVNALLIPYLLSAIRMFESGIASREDIDNGMELGCAHPMGPLKLSDLIGLDTVASVAQSMYDEFKEPLYAAPPLLLRMVDAGRLGRKTGSGFYTYG, encoded by the coding sequence GTGACCGGCATCTCCGGAGATATTGCACGCGTCGGCGTGGTGGGCTGCGGCCAGATGGGAGCGGGCATCGCCGAGGTGTGCGCCCGCGCCGGGCTGGACGTGAAGGTCGCCGAGACCACCGGCGAGGCCCTGGAGATCGGCCGCACCCGGCTGCTCAACTCCGTGGCCAAGGCCGCCGAGCGCGGCAAGATCAGCGAGGAGGAGCGGGACTCGACGCAGGCGCGGCTGTCCTTCACCACGGACCTCGGCGAGTTCGCCGACCGTGACCTGGTGATCGAGGCCGTCGTCGAGAACGAGCAGGTGAAGACCGAGATCTTCCAGGTTCTCGACCAGGTCGTGACCCGCGCGGACGCGATCCTGGCCTCCAACACCTCCTCGATCCCGCTGGTGAAGCTCGCGGTCGCCACCTCGCGCCCCGACCAGGTCATCGGCGTCCATTTCTTCAACCCGGCCCCGGTGCAGAAGCTCGTCGAGCTGATCCCGGCGCTCACCACCTCCGAGGGCACGATCGCCCGCGCCCAGACCTTCGCCGAGAAGCTCCTGGGCAAGCACGCCATCCGCGCCCAGGACCGGTCCGGCTTCGTTGTGAACGCGCTGCTGATCCCGTATCTCCTCTCCGCGATCCGGATGTTCGAGTCGGGCATCGCCAGCCGCGAGGACATCGACAACGGCATGGAGCTCGGCTGCGCCCACCCGATGGGCCCGCTGAAGCTGTCCGATCTGATCGGCCTGGACACCGTCGCCTCCGTGGCGCAGAGCATGTACGACGAGTTCAAGGAGCCGCTGTACGCCGCTCCCCCGCTGCTGCTGCGCATGGTCGACGCCGGCCGCCTTGGCCGCAAGACGGGATCCGGTTTCTACACCTACGGCTGA
- a CDS encoding NUDIX hydrolase yields MQWTKQNEQTVYENRWFTVNLADVELPDGRHLDHFLIRLRPVAVATVVNEANEVLLLWRHRFITDSWGWELAAGVVEDGEDIVRAAARELEEETGWRPGPLRHLMSVEPSNGLTDARHHIYWADEGEYVGHPVDDFESDRREWVPLKLVPDMVARGEVPAANMAAALLLLHHLRLGQDVLP; encoded by the coding sequence GTGCAGTGGACGAAACAGAACGAACAAACTGTGTATGAAAACCGCTGGTTCACCGTCAACCTGGCAGACGTGGAGCTGCCCGACGGCCGGCACCTGGATCACTTCCTCATACGGCTGCGGCCGGTCGCCGTGGCCACGGTGGTCAACGAGGCCAACGAAGTCCTCCTCCTGTGGCGCCACCGTTTCATCACCGACAGCTGGGGGTGGGAACTCGCGGCGGGAGTCGTGGAGGACGGCGAGGACATCGTCCGCGCGGCCGCCAGGGAGCTCGAGGAGGAGACCGGCTGGCGGCCGGGGCCGTTGCGCCACCTCATGAGCGTGGAGCCCTCCAACGGGCTCACCGACGCCCGGCACCACATCTACTGGGCCGACGAGGGCGAGTACGTGGGGCATCCCGTGGACGACTTCGAGTCGGACCGCCGGGAATGGGTGCCTCTCAAGCTCGTCCCCGACATGGTCGCCCGTGGGGAGGTCCCGGCCGCCAACATGGCGGCCGCGTTACTGCTGTTGCACCATCTCCGGCTCGGTCAGGACGTCCTGCCCTGA
- a CDS encoding transcriptional regulator, whose amino-acid sequence MQPNTLLDAILDEAGISHAGLAAHVNQAGRARGLALRYEHTAVARWLKGQRPRGQVPDLICEVLAGRLHRTVTLDDIGLGVPGEQSVVHTTSLSGFVERATALWRSDEQQRPHILGAPAVTGTPAVMPVWEWENPPEDVDVSRGGRHRVTPADLEMLRAARTHYEQMYRKAGGIATRTRIVGFLNSEAAPLLRGSYTDATGRQLHRATGGLVAIAGICAYDSDAHGLAQRYFHQALRLAKASGDRGLGAYVIALLVNQALFMREFRQAVAFAEAALRAAGKHITPALASDLYAMQAKAYAHLGDGTSALSCIRRAEQAAERIRRGYEPDETGYVQPGLVNVQVAEALLSLGELVAAGEHAAAAVDNPAHDRGRVHRLAMLSTIELRQGNADKAVAIAVQMAEQARGMESQRLRDRLRAVREHLVRSGCAGTSEAAELIDGALRVPL is encoded by the coding sequence ATGCAGCCCAATACTCTGCTCGACGCGATCCTGGACGAGGCGGGGATCTCGCACGCGGGGCTGGCCGCGCACGTGAACCAGGCGGGGCGGGCGCGCGGGCTCGCGCTGAGGTACGAACACACCGCCGTCGCACGGTGGTTGAAGGGGCAGCGGCCCCGTGGCCAGGTGCCCGACCTGATCTGCGAGGTGCTCGCCGGCCGACTGCACCGTACCGTCACGCTCGACGACATCGGTCTCGGTGTGCCCGGCGAGCAGTCGGTCGTGCACACCACCTCGCTGTCCGGCTTCGTGGAGCGGGCCACCGCCCTGTGGCGCTCCGACGAGCAGCAGCGGCCGCACATCCTGGGCGCACCGGCGGTCACGGGAACGCCCGCCGTCATGCCCGTGTGGGAGTGGGAGAACCCGCCCGAGGACGTCGACGTGTCACGTGGCGGCCGGCACCGGGTCACCCCCGCCGACCTCGAGATGCTGCGCGCCGCCCGTACCCACTACGAGCAGATGTACCGGAAGGCGGGCGGCATAGCCACCCGCACCCGGATCGTCGGCTTCCTCAACTCCGAGGCCGCTCCGTTGCTGCGGGGCAGCTACACCGACGCCACCGGCCGTCAACTCCACCGGGCGACAGGCGGGTTGGTCGCCATCGCGGGCATCTGCGCCTACGACTCCGACGCGCACGGCCTCGCGCAGCGTTACTTCCACCAGGCCCTGCGGCTCGCGAAGGCCAGTGGGGACCGGGGGCTCGGCGCGTATGTGATCGCGCTGCTGGTCAACCAGGCACTGTTCATGAGGGAGTTCCGGCAGGCCGTCGCCTTCGCGGAGGCCGCGCTGCGGGCCGCCGGCAAGCACATCACCCCGGCCCTCGCCTCCGACCTGTACGCGATGCAGGCGAAGGCGTACGCCCACCTCGGCGACGGCACGAGCGCCCTGTCCTGCATCCGTCGTGCCGAGCAGGCCGCCGAACGCATCCGGCGCGGATACGAACCCGACGAGACCGGCTATGTCCAGCCGGGGTTGGTCAACGTCCAGGTGGCGGAGGCGCTGCTCAGTCTCGGGGAGCTGGTGGCCGCGGGGGAGCACGCCGCGGCCGCCGTCGACAATCCCGCCCACGACCGGGGCCGGGTGCACCGGCTGGCCATGCTCAGCACGATCGAACTCCGTCAGGGCAACGCGGACAAGGCGGTGGCCATCGCGGTGCAGATGGCCGAGCAGGCGCGGGGGATGGAGTCCCAGCGACTGCGCGACAGACTCCGGGCGGTGCGCGAACACCTGGTGCGCAGCGGTTGCGCGGGCACCTCCGAGGCCGCCGAACTCATCGACGGAGCACTGCGCGTACCGCTCTAG